Proteins from a single region of Drosophila biarmipes strain raj3 chromosome 3R, RU_DBia_V1.1, whole genome shotgun sequence:
- the LOC108031265 gene encoding ubiquitin-conjugating enzyme E2 H: protein MAKQMVVNTTSPMAGRRLLRDVNRLLASGYRATVDDDMANLDVRFEGPLGTAYEGGVWTVNVAMPLEYPLKAPRVRFVTKILHPNIEFTTGLVCMNVFRQAWSSSYDLVNIFDTFLPQLLRQPNPNDPLNHKAASILKQSEELFREHVIICLKMYALPVFLAPKDLVEEGLEKRSSDLSLSDLLSDDEDDDRDGNGNRNASLALPGN from the coding sequence ATGGCCAAGCAAATGGTGGTGAACACAACGTCGCCGATGGCTGGGCGGCGCCTGCTCCGCGATGTCAACCGGCTGCTGGCCTCCGGTTACCGCGCCACCGTGGACGACGACATGGCCAACCTGGACGTGCGCTTCGAGGGGCCACTGGGCACCGCCTACGAGGGCGGCGTGTGGACGGTAAATGTGGCCATGCCGCTGGAGTATCCGCTGAAGGCGCCGCGCGTCCGCTTCGTCACCAAGATCCTGCACCCGAACATCGAGTTCACCACGGGCCTGGTCTGCATGAATGTGTTCAGGCAGGCCTGGTCCTCTAGCTACGACCTGGTGAACATCTTCGACACCTTCCTGCCGCAGCTGCTGCGCCAACCGAACCCCAACGACCCACTGAACCACAAGGCCGCCTCCATATTGAAGCAATCGGAGGAGCTCTTCCGCGAGCACGTCATCATCTGCCTGAAGATGTACGCCCTGCCCGTGTTCCTTGCGCCCAAGGACCTGGTGGAGGAGGGCCTCGAGAAGCGATCCTCGGACCTCAGTCTCTCCGACCTGCTGTCGGACGATGAGGATGACGACAGGGATGGAAACGGGAACAGGAACGCTTCTCTAGCACTGCCAGGCAATTGA